A section of the Sesamum indicum cultivar Zhongzhi No. 13 unplaced genomic scaffold, S_indicum_v1.0 C00870, whole genome shotgun sequence genome encodes:
- the LOC105155247 gene encoding probable 2-oxoglutarate-dependent dioxygenase At3g111800, which translates to MDCPGDWPEPIVRVQSLSESCNDAIPERYVKPPEARPLLGSTLDANIPLIDLGGLHDDSLREATLGHVSEACREWGFFMVVNHGISDELLDRAREVWRQFFHQPMEVKQAYANSPKTYEGYGSRLGVEKGAVLDWSDYYYLHYLPCNLRDFNKWPALPNHLREVIAEYSAEIVRLGGVLLKILSINLGLSENFLQNAFGGSDIGACLRVNFYPKCPQPDLTLGLSSHSDPGGMTFLLPDQHVPGLQVRRGDGWITVKPAPHALIVNIGDQIQVLVLLSPSIINHFIIIN; encoded by the exons ATGGACTGTCCCGGAGATTGGCCGGAGCCAATAGTCCGTGTCCAATCACTGTCAGAAAGCTGCAACGATGCGATTCCCGAGAGATATGTCAAACCCCCTGAGGCTAGGCCGTTGTTGGGGTCAACCCTTGACGCCAACATACCCTTGATCGACCTCGGAGGCCTACACGATGATAGCCTCCGAGAGGCAACATTGGGGCACGTGTCGGAGGCGTGTCGTGAGTGGGGATTCTTTATGGTGGTGAACCACGGGATCAGCGACGAGCTGCTGGACCGTGCTCGGGAGGTCTGGAGGCAATTCTTTCACCAACCGATGGAGGTGAAGCAGGCCTACGCCAACTCGCCTAAGACCTACGAAGGCTACGGCAGCCGGCTAGGGGTGGAGAAGGGCGCAGTTCTTGACTGGAGTGATTACTACTATCTTCACTACCTGCCTTGCAACTTGAGGGATTTCAACAAGTGGCCTGCACTCCCCAATCACCTCAG GGAAGTGATTGCTGAATATTCCGCTGAAATCGTGAGACTAGGTGGGGTCTTGCTGAAAATCCTGTCGATAAATCTCGGGTTGAGTGAAAACTTCCTGCAAAATGCGTTTGGCGGGTCGGATATCGGGGCTTGTTTGCGGGTTAATTTCTACCCGAAATGCCCGCAGCCGGACCTCACGTTGGGCCTCTCCTCGCATTCGGATCCGGGTGGCATGACCTTTCTTCTGCCGGATCAGCATGTACCGGGACTCCAAGTCCGCCGTGGCGACGGGTGGATCACGGTGAAGCCGGCGCCGCATGCATTGATTGTGAATATCGGTGATCAAATCCAGGTCCTTGTTCTTCTCTCCCCTTctattattaatcattttattattattaattaa